The following proteins are encoded in a genomic region of Pirellulales bacterium:
- a CDS encoding sigma 54-interacting transcriptional regulator: protein MKRVLLTWIGYNDLRSLAATLSETQRKEILREVGGGVPQPGDEGPIKALVGEVAFDEIRLLNNYSNQRGRQFARWVGPAAQAVDVRLRNPSDYKAIYKIVDAELDRLSRRKDWGEIELCIHLSPGTPAMAAIWVLLGKSKYPATFYQTYQGHAWITEIPFNLTVDYLPELYRRSDAHLEKQSASPSELAGFQHIIGDSPIMKKAVDLAHRAAMRNLSTLLLGESGSGKELFARAIHDSSARRDQPFVAMNCAAISRELLESELFGYEKGAFTGAHSARHGAFELANGGTLFLDEVGECDLALQTKLLRVLQPPHDGGLCERVFRRVGGTRDLASNVRVIAATNRDLMAAIGEGRFREDLYYRLAVVTIKVPALRDRRSDIPALAAALLERANVQFRADEPGYQDKPLSDAARTFIKTYPWPGNVRQLYNALLQAAGMCSGKVISREDIAAAVADVDFSARRPAEAWEQPLGDGFSLQDAMDELQRHLLRSAMEQAHGVKAEAARLLGIDHYQTLDAKLKRLRVSGNWK from the coding sequence ATGAAACGCGTGCTGTTGACTTGGATTGGCTACAACGACCTGCGGTCACTGGCCGCCACGCTCTCGGAAACTCAGCGCAAGGAAATTCTGCGCGAGGTCGGCGGCGGCGTTCCGCAACCGGGCGATGAGGGGCCCATCAAGGCGCTGGTCGGCGAAGTCGCATTCGACGAGATTCGACTGCTCAACAACTACTCCAATCAGCGAGGGCGACAGTTCGCCCGCTGGGTCGGCCCCGCCGCGCAGGCCGTCGATGTGCGTCTGCGCAATCCCAGCGACTACAAGGCGATCTACAAAATTGTCGACGCCGAGTTGGATCGGTTGAGTCGGCGCAAGGATTGGGGAGAAATAGAACTCTGCATCCATCTCAGCCCTGGCACGCCAGCGATGGCGGCGATCTGGGTGCTGCTGGGAAAGAGCAAATACCCGGCCACGTTCTATCAAACGTACCAGGGCCACGCATGGATCACGGAGATTCCGTTCAACCTGACCGTCGATTACTTGCCGGAGTTGTATCGCAGATCAGACGCTCACTTGGAGAAGCAGTCGGCCAGCCCCAGTGAGTTGGCGGGGTTTCAACATATCATTGGCGACAGCCCCATCATGAAGAAGGCGGTCGACTTGGCGCATCGGGCGGCGATGCGCAATCTGTCGACGCTACTACTTGGCGAAAGCGGCTCGGGCAAGGAATTGTTCGCGCGCGCGATTCACGATTCGAGCGCGCGCCGCGACCAGCCATTTGTGGCAATGAACTGCGCGGCGATCTCGCGGGAACTGTTGGAGTCGGAACTCTTTGGCTATGAAAAGGGGGCTTTCACCGGCGCCCATAGCGCTCGGCATGGCGCGTTCGAGTTAGCCAACGGGGGCACTCTGTTCCTGGATGAAGTGGGCGAATGCGACCTGGCACTGCAAACCAAACTGCTGCGCGTGCTGCAGCCGCCACATGATGGCGGCTTGTGCGAACGTGTCTTTCGCCGCGTGGGAGGGACACGCGACCTGGCCAGCAATGTGCGCGTGATCGCCGCCACCAATCGCGATCTGATGGCCGCCATTGGCGAGGGGCGATTTCGCGAGGATCTGTACTACCGATTGGCGGTTGTCACCATCAAAGTGCCGGCCTTGCGCGATCGACGTTCCGATATTCCAGCGCTGGCGGCCGCGCTCTTGGAACGCGCGAACGTTCAATTCCGCGCCGACGAACCAGGCTATCAGGACAAGCCGCTCTCCGACGCCGCCCGCACGTTCATCAAGACGTATCCCTGGCCCGGCAACGTGCGTCAACTCTATAACGCGTTGTTGCAAGCGGCGGGCATGTGCTCCGGAAAGGTGATCTCGCGTGAGGACATCGCCGCCGCGGTGGCCGATGTCGATTTTAGCGCGCGCCGACCCGCGGAAGCGTGGGAGCAGCCGCTTGGCGATGGATTTAGCTTGCAAGATGCCATGGATGAACTGCAGCGACACCTGCTGCGCAGCGCCATGGAGCAGGCGCATGGCGTCAAAGCAGAGGCCGCCCGGCTGCTGGGCATTGACCACTACCAGACCCTCGATGCCAAACTCAAGCGGCTTCGCGTCAGCGGCAATTGGAAGTAA
- a CDS encoding P27 family phage terminase small subunit — MRVFEGKPGHHRPIDPREPKPTGKAHAPDWLDDGAREVWLSTAPALEAIGLLSDLDVNAFANYCRLAALAQSAFVESDLPLWLKLIAEQRRHGGDFGLTPSSRVGLKVDGARELDELDVFKRGG, encoded by the coding sequence TTGCGAGTATTCGAGGGCAAGCCGGGGCATCATCGCCCCATCGATCCGCGCGAACCGAAGCCAACAGGCAAGGCCCATGCGCCTGACTGGCTGGACGATGGCGCGCGGGAGGTGTGGTTGAGCACGGCGCCGGCGTTGGAAGCCATCGGCCTGTTGAGTGACCTGGACGTAAACGCCTTCGCCAACTATTGCCGGCTAGCGGCGCTGGCGCAGAGCGCCTTTGTCGAGAGCGACTTGCCGTTGTGGCTCAAACTGATTGCGGAGCAACGTCGGCACGGTGGCGACTTCGGACTGACGCCATCATCGCGCGTTGGTCTAAAGGTGGATGGCGCGCGCGAGCTAGATGAATTGGACGTGTTCAAACGGGGCGGTTGA
- a CDS encoding helix-turn-helix domain-containing protein: MHVNIARPVAPPVAKLLLTAKETAATLGVSTKTLYLWDRDGTLPAIHIAARCVRYSPADLARFIEGKRKPQSV; this comes from the coding sequence ATGCACGTCAACATCGCTCGCCCTGTCGCGCCACCCGTCGCCAAACTGCTGCTCACTGCGAAGGAGACAGCGGCGACTCTCGGCGTGTCGACCAAGACGCTGTATCTATGGGACCGCGACGGCACGCTGCCGGCGATCCACATCGCGGCCCGGTGCGTGCGGTACTCGCCTGCCGACCTGGCGCGCTTCATCGAAGGCAAGCGCAAGCCGCAGTCGGTCTAG
- a CDS encoding DUF669 domain-containing protein: MDERKSFRDILNGQNQHDDIDAIWDSAEATPDYAPLPKGEYVARVEHGGIHVARSGTKGYKVTFVVVEGEHAGRKLWRDHWLTRGTKDRTKGELNKLGIITAAHLRRSPPKGIICRLRVVLHRTDDGAEFNEVKSCEVLRIETPAPDPFAPPAELPADTPVETPDSAQGDAQEGEA; the protein is encoded by the coding sequence ATGGACGAGCGCAAATCTTTTCGTGACATTCTAAACGGACAAAATCAGCATGACGACATCGACGCGATATGGGACAGCGCGGAAGCGACCCCCGATTACGCGCCGCTGCCCAAGGGGGAGTATGTCGCCCGTGTCGAGCATGGCGGAATCCATGTCGCCCGCAGCGGAACCAAGGGCTACAAGGTGACGTTCGTTGTCGTCGAGGGCGAGCACGCGGGGCGCAAACTGTGGCGCGATCACTGGCTGACTCGCGGCACGAAAGATCGCACCAAAGGCGAGCTAAACAAGTTGGGCATCATCACGGCGGCGCATCTCCGTCGCTCGCCACCCAAGGGCATCATCTGTCGGTTGCGGGTAGTGCTGCATCGCACTGACGACGGCGCCGAATTCAACGAGGTGAAATCCTGCGAGGTGCTGCGGATCGAGACGCCGGCGCCCGACCCGTTCGCGCCGCCGGCTGAGTTACCGGCTGACACGCCAGTCGAGACGCCAGATAGCGCGCAAGGCGACGCGCAGGAGGGCGAAGCATGA
- a CDS encoding DNA primase: MNAAPYGFRIVGTCHETRRLVTASAALTAYAACDERAQVERESYLSAFQYGAEFRQHLEATGATKNYRGPCWAPWLWFDIDREGDIEGARRDAARLCLTLIERFGVSDDALPIFLSGGKGFHVGLPTSLWRPEPSDLFDKHAKQLAETLAASAQVRIDRGVYDKVRAFRAPNSRHPKSGLHKRLLALDQLTHWKAEAIAELAKAPAPFDWPEPPAICERAKLDWREAVAAVNDHQAAHAERRQHGAPAALNRSTLAFIRDGADTGDRHRLLFSAAANLAEFNCPSELAHALLTEAGLDSGLPPKEVRRQIDCGLNHKGDAP, encoded by the coding sequence ATGAACGCGGCGCCCTACGGCTTTCGGATCGTAGGGACGTGCCATGAGACGCGGCGACTGGTTACGGCCAGCGCCGCCCTCACGGCCTATGCCGCCTGCGATGAGCGCGCCCAAGTCGAGCGCGAAAGCTATCTCTCGGCGTTTCAGTACGGCGCCGAGTTTCGCCAGCATCTTGAAGCGACTGGCGCCACCAAGAATTATCGCGGCCCGTGCTGGGCGCCGTGGTTGTGGTTCGACATCGACCGCGAAGGGGACATCGAAGGCGCTCGCCGAGACGCGGCCCGGTTGTGTCTGACGCTGATCGAGCGCTTCGGTGTGTCCGACGATGCCTTGCCGATTTTCCTGTCGGGCGGCAAGGGGTTTCATGTCGGCCTGCCAACGTCACTATGGCGGCCTGAGCCAAGCGACCTATTCGACAAGCACGCGAAGCAACTGGCCGAGACATTAGCGGCATCGGCGCAAGTGCGCATCGACCGTGGAGTCTATGACAAAGTACGCGCGTTTCGAGCGCCGAACAGCCGGCATCCCAAGTCCGGCTTGCACAAGCGGCTGCTGGCGCTCGATCAACTGACGCACTGGAAAGCCGAAGCCATCGCGGAATTGGCCAAGGCGCCGGCACCGTTTGACTGGCCCGAACCGCCCGCGATATGCGAGCGCGCAAAACTCGACTGGCGGGAGGCGGTCGCGGCGGTCAACGATCATCAGGCGGCCCATGCCGAGCGACGGCAGCACGGCGCGCCGGCCGCGCTCAACCGCTCGACCCTGGCGTTTATCCGTGATGGCGCAGACACGGGGGACCGGCATCGACTGCTATTCAGCGCGGCAGCAAATCTCGCCGAGTTCAACTGCCCTAGTGAACTGGCTCACGCGCTACTTACGGAAGCCGGACTCGATAGCGGACTGCCGCCTAAGGAGGTGCGACGGCAAATCGATTGTGGCCTAAATCACAAGGGAGACGCGCCATGA
- a CDS encoding DNA helicase gives MSDASYRTAADIFGGWREGLLTGTKPILYPIGTGELARIEIGPGLVTLIGGAPGAGKTAFTMQCVVDALRLTPELRALVCNVEMSPALLLDRQLSRLSGIDLATIRQREFVAEHAERLDAAMDELGAIGERLAFVRPPYALDNIALAMEATGAQLLVLDYIQRIAPPGEHGDRRGAVDASMGFLRQFAENHTAVMIVAAVARQKDSKGRSSYAADGLSLASFRESSELEFGADDAFILAPDPKEHGKVLLKHLKARNSEPRDITLTFDRCCQRFETTGGFEPWEPTPPGKLQTALAEAWNATAPAADNMEDEQ, from the coding sequence ATGAGTGATGCCAGTTATCGGACAGCCGCAGACATCTTCGGCGGTTGGCGAGAAGGTTTGTTGACCGGAACCAAGCCGATCTTGTACCCCATCGGTACAGGTGAACTAGCTCGCATCGAAATAGGCCCTGGATTGGTGACGTTGATCGGCGGCGCGCCGGGCGCCGGCAAGACCGCGTTTACTATGCAATGCGTGGTTGATGCCTTGCGACTCACGCCTGAGTTGCGGGCGCTAGTTTGCAACGTCGAAATGTCGCCCGCGCTCTTGCTCGACCGGCAGCTATCGCGGCTGTCGGGCATCGACCTGGCTACGATTCGACAACGCGAATTTGTCGCCGAGCACGCCGAGCGGCTAGACGCGGCGATGGATGAGCTAGGCGCCATCGGCGAGCGATTGGCGTTTGTCCGCCCCCCGTACGCGCTCGACAACATCGCGCTGGCAATGGAAGCGACCGGCGCGCAGTTACTAGTGCTCGACTACATCCAGCGCATCGCGCCCCCTGGCGAGCATGGGGACCGTCGCGGCGCGGTCGATGCGTCGATGGGCTTCTTGCGGCAATTCGCCGAGAACCATACCGCCGTGATGATCGTTGCGGCGGTCGCCCGCCAAAAAGACAGCAAGGGAAGATCGAGCTATGCGGCGGACGGCCTGAGTCTGGCATCGTTTCGAGAATCTTCGGAACTGGAATTTGGCGCTGACGACGCCTTCATTTTGGCGCCGGACCCCAAAGAGCACGGCAAGGTGCTGCTCAAGCATTTGAAAGCGCGGAACAGCGAACCGCGAGATATCACGCTGACATTCGACCGCTGTTGTCAGCGATTCGAGACGACAGGCGGCTTTGAGCCGTGGGAACCGACCCCCCCCGGCAAGCTGCAAACCGCGCTGGCGGAGGCATGGAACGCCACGGCGCCCGCTGCTGACAACATGGAGGATGAACAATGA
- a CDS encoding helix-turn-helix domain-containing protein produces the protein MNGASGKPTDRHYGRFQTLNHFVDFTMSKLSRAEVAVWMILFRDTKKDGTARVAQADMARRAGADDRTMRRALRRLIGLRLVSVVRQGGLGRGPSTYRVNTNPPSW, from the coding sequence GTGAACGGCGCGAGCGGCAAGCCGACTGACCGCCACTATGGACGATTCCAAACGCTGAATCACTTCGTCGATTTTACGATGAGCAAGTTGTCGCGCGCCGAGGTGGCCGTTTGGATGATCTTGTTCCGCGACACGAAGAAAGATGGAACCGCCCGCGTGGCGCAAGCCGACATGGCCCGCCGCGCTGGCGCCGATGACCGCACAATGCGCCGCGCACTGCGGCGGTTGATCGGATTGCGGCTGGTGAGCGTGGTCCGCCAAGGCGGCTTGGGTCGCGGTCCATCGACCTATCGAGTGAACACTAACCCCCCCAGTTGGTAG
- a CDS encoding RNA-binding transcriptional accessory protein, whose amino-acid sequence MDVRPSIDLEEVARTLGLPRPRVSAAVALLDAGNTVPFITRYRKDQTGGLDEEQIREIQARVTALRLLADRKQTILRSIESQGKLTADLAEQIRGADSTRVLEDLYLPFKPKKQTLATSARDRGLEPLAQEILNADAAAADLDARAGDFVNPDHQIGTPAEALLGAGHILAEWFSERAELRQQLRVIVERSGVLSSARIEGPTVDATATVAENAATPSATPAEKSRRNDKVQQHEKLTQQFRDYFNYREPVGQAPPHRVLAINRGERAKILRVKIEIDRSACESAADESLAPAEHPHREFLRGCARDTLDRLILPSLERELRRELTEFAEQHAVSVFARNLRSLLLQPPIRGKRVLAIDPGFKSGCKLAALDEFGAPLANDVIHIIGSAEKRAATRAKLLEFIRLHQTPIIAIGNGTACRQTEELVAEILMNDLKDEEVAYCIVNEAGASVYSASPLGREEFPHFDATLRGTISIGRRLQDPLSELVKIEPGNIGVGMYQHDVKAKHLRDTLDGVVESCVNYVGVDVNSASPALMRYVSGLNQLTARRVFEHRLANGPFTNREQLKQVSGFGDVAYTQSAGFLKIAGGDQPLDATWIHPESYAVAQRVLEKLGCSLETIADKAGAQALANRLNEIDRDALAQEVSAGRLTLDDILANLTRPGRDPRDDLPLPVFKHGILKLEDVEPGMELAGTVLNVVDFGAFVDVGLSERGLVHISQMAGKFVASPHELLSVGDTVRVWVLGVDRERRRVSLSMISPQQRAERERPQRERAQRPPRRKPAAAVQGGPPASADGSQNQGSGRPSHGGSGQSGRRDNRRHQQERPRRPARPKPPVKLTSEMKEGKEPVYSFAALKQLLELRSQEQPAESSGDKPAN is encoded by the coding sequence ATGGATGTTCGCCCAAGTATCGACCTCGAAGAGGTCGCCCGCACGCTCGGTTTGCCGCGCCCGCGTGTCTCCGCAGCCGTCGCGCTTCTGGACGCCGGCAATACGGTGCCGTTCATTACTCGCTACCGTAAGGATCAAACGGGCGGACTCGACGAGGAGCAAATCCGCGAGATTCAGGCGCGCGTGACGGCGCTGCGACTACTGGCGGATCGCAAGCAGACGATCCTGCGATCGATCGAATCGCAAGGCAAACTCACTGCGGACCTGGCGGAGCAAATTCGCGGCGCCGACAGCACACGCGTGCTCGAAGACTTGTACTTGCCGTTCAAACCCAAGAAGCAAACCTTGGCCACCTCGGCGCGCGACCGGGGGCTCGAACCGCTGGCCCAGGAAATTTTGAACGCGGATGCCGCCGCGGCAGACTTGGACGCTCGCGCCGGCGACTTCGTCAATCCCGATCATCAGATCGGCACGCCAGCCGAGGCACTGTTGGGCGCCGGCCATATCTTGGCGGAATGGTTCAGCGAGCGCGCCGAACTGCGGCAGCAACTGCGCGTGATCGTCGAGCGCAGCGGCGTGCTGTCCAGCGCGCGCATTGAAGGACCGACCGTCGACGCGACGGCAACCGTAGCCGAGAACGCGGCTACCCCGTCTGCCACGCCGGCAGAAAAGAGCCGACGCAACGACAAGGTGCAGCAACACGAGAAGCTGACTCAGCAGTTTCGCGACTATTTCAACTATCGCGAACCGGTGGGCCAAGCGCCACCGCACCGCGTGTTGGCCATCAACCGCGGCGAACGCGCTAAGATTTTGCGTGTGAAGATCGAAATCGACCGCTCAGCTTGCGAATCGGCCGCCGACGAATCGCTGGCGCCGGCCGAGCATCCGCATCGCGAATTTCTGCGTGGCTGCGCGCGCGACACGCTGGACCGCCTCATTCTGCCGAGCTTGGAGCGCGAATTGCGCCGCGAGCTGACTGAATTCGCGGAGCAACACGCGGTCTCGGTATTTGCCCGCAATCTGCGCAGCTTGCTTTTGCAGCCGCCCATTCGCGGCAAACGCGTGCTGGCGATTGATCCGGGATTCAAGAGCGGATGCAAACTCGCGGCGCTCGACGAGTTTGGCGCGCCGTTGGCAAACGATGTAATTCACATTATTGGCAGCGCCGAAAAACGCGCGGCGACTCGGGCCAAGCTACTGGAGTTTATTCGCCTACATCAGACGCCGATTATCGCCATTGGCAACGGCACAGCCTGCCGGCAAACGGAAGAGCTGGTGGCCGAGATCCTCATGAACGACCTCAAAGACGAAGAGGTCGCGTATTGCATCGTTAACGAAGCGGGGGCTAGCGTCTATTCGGCCAGCCCTTTGGGACGCGAGGAGTTTCCGCATTTCGACGCCACCTTGCGCGGCACGATCTCCATCGGTCGCCGATTGCAGGATCCGCTCAGCGAGTTGGTCAAGATCGAGCCGGGCAACATCGGCGTCGGCATGTACCAACACGATGTGAAGGCCAAGCATCTGCGCGACACGCTCGACGGCGTGGTGGAGTCGTGCGTCAACTATGTCGGCGTCGATGTGAACAGCGCCAGTCCCGCGCTGATGCGCTATGTCTCAGGGCTCAATCAACTCACCGCTCGTCGCGTGTTCGAGCACCGGCTGGCCAACGGCCCTTTCACTAATCGCGAGCAGCTCAAGCAGGTTTCTGGCTTTGGCGACGTGGCCTACACCCAATCGGCTGGCTTTCTCAAAATTGCGGGGGGCGATCAGCCGCTGGATGCCACTTGGATTCATCCCGAGAGCTATGCGGTTGCGCAGCGCGTGCTCGAAAAGCTTGGCTGCTCTCTGGAAACGATCGCCGACAAGGCTGGCGCCCAGGCTTTGGCCAATCGCCTGAACGAGATCGATCGCGATGCGCTGGCTCAAGAGGTGAGCGCCGGACGGCTGACGCTCGACGACATTCTTGCCAACCTCACCCGCCCTGGCCGCGACCCGCGAGACGATTTGCCGCTCCCAGTGTTCAAGCATGGCATACTCAAGCTGGAAGATGTCGAGCCCGGCATGGAGTTGGCGGGCACCGTGCTCAACGTGGTCGACTTCGGCGCATTTGTCGATGTCGGACTGAGCGAACGCGGTCTGGTTCATATCAGCCAAATGGCCGGCAAGTTTGTGGCCAGCCCGCACGAACTGTTGTCGGTTGGCGACACGGTGAGAGTCTGGGTGCTCGGCGTCGATCGTGAGCGTCGGCGCGTGTCGCTATCGATGATCTCGCCGCAGCAACGCGCCGAGCGCGAGCGTCCGCAGCGCGAACGGGCGCAGCGTCCGCCGCGCCGCAAGCCCGCAGCGGCTGTGCAGGGGGGACCGCCAGCATCCGCGGATGGGTCGCAAAACCAGGGTAGCGGACGGCCGTCGCACGGAGGCTCTGGTCAATCGGGACGCCGCGACAATCGTCGGCATCAGCAAGAGCGGCCACGCCGCCCGGCGCGTCCGAAGCCGCCGGTCAAACTCACCTCCGAAATGAAGGAGGGAAAAGAGCCGGTCTACAGTTTTGCGGCGCTCAAGCAATTGCTGGAGTTGCGTTCTCAAGAGCAGCCTGCGGAATCGAGCGGCGACAAGCCAGCGAACTGA
- a CDS encoding SDR family oxidoreductase, which translates to MIDLTGRVALVTGGSRGIGRACALKLADAGADVIINYVTSESAAREVGDLILARGSRAAVVKADVSEQDDVASMVEFVAERFGRLDILVSNAATGGFRPLLSASPRNFEAAMKTNVMALLHLVQQSANLLERTDEREGRGKVIALSSHGANMALPLYGLIGGSKAALESIVRHLAMELGGKGINVNVVRAGLVETDSTRKIPYADQLFAGRQFRNMTGERYLTADDVANCVLFLASSLSDMVQGETLTVDSGVQVHA; encoded by the coding sequence ATGATCGACCTGACCGGACGCGTGGCGCTTGTCACGGGGGGCTCGCGCGGCATTGGCAGGGCCTGCGCGTTGAAGCTGGCCGACGCAGGCGCCGACGTGATCATCAACTATGTCACCTCCGAGAGCGCCGCCCGCGAAGTCGGCGACCTGATCTTGGCGCGCGGCAGCCGCGCCGCGGTCGTCAAGGCCGATGTCAGCGAACAGGACGATGTGGCGTCCATGGTCGAGTTCGTCGCGGAGCGATTTGGGCGACTCGATATCTTGGTGAGCAATGCCGCGACGGGCGGCTTCCGACCGCTATTGTCGGCTAGCCCGCGCAACTTCGAGGCGGCCATGAAGACCAACGTCATGGCTTTATTGCACCTGGTGCAGCAAAGCGCTAACTTGCTGGAGCGCACCGACGAGCGCGAGGGGCGCGGCAAGGTCATCGCCTTGTCGAGTCATGGCGCGAACATGGCATTGCCGCTGTACGGCCTGATTGGCGGCTCCAAGGCCGCTCTGGAAAGCATCGTGCGGCACCTGGCCATGGAACTGGGCGGCAAAGGGATCAACGTGAACGTGGTGCGGGCCGGACTCGTGGAAACCGACTCCACGCGCAAGATACCCTATGCGGACCAACTCTTCGCGGGGCGACAGTTCCGCAACATGACCGGCGAGCGTTATCTAACCGCTGACGATGTTGCCAATTGCGTGCTGTTTCTGGCTAGCTCGCTGTCGGACATGGTGCAGGGAGAAACGCTGACGGTCGATAGCGGCGTGCAGGTCCACGCCTAA